In Ooceraea biroi isolate clonal line C1 chromosome 6, Obir_v5.4, whole genome shotgun sequence, the genomic stretch ACATTACCGACTTGGTATTACCGACATCTTGgcaatacatatgtataatcaGAGGGCCCCCAGCAGCACCGAAGTAGTGGGGATGACGCACACAAGCGagaacgtacgtacgtgtgcgctCAGCGCTTCGGCTGCGGGCTGCCTTCGAGTAGTAGACGAGAGGTAATATTTGCTGTCTCTGTCTAATCCTACCGAACCGTGTGACGTCACGAGACTCACGAGTGATGAAGTCGCAAGCGATACAGCCGAAATCGCGATTATATGTAATCAATATGTATAGATTATATACAATCAGccgaatatgattatataaaaataagatcatATCACGCCAAACGGcggatattattatgtataatcctataaaattacatacgtCATTAGATCTTTTCGGATCTAATTATGAATACCcggtaaaaaattgtttatatatcatcatataaaactgtacataattatatagaaacatataaaattatgtatcaaatatatcCATATATGTTCATAcatactttctttctcttgtataatttctgatcacatatatgtagaatgaataataagataaataattgaaaaataagtagaaaagtaatttgcgtattgtctttttgtaaaattgtgattttgtataattgtgagataatattttatacaacatcatataatcatatataacatctttctatatatagataatattttatacatcatcatatataatcgtatataacatatgtttctatatatagtCTACTGAACATCCTCGGGCGGTACATTGTACGTACGAAAGACGTCTACTGGACGTCTTTGGAACATATTCGGTACAGCATATGGATGTCCATACATGACGAACGGGACGTCGTTTTGGACGTCCGAAAGATGTCGAATTGTTGCGTGGGTAATTCGTTcttaaacaaaatatcatttcctgTACACTGTTTGCATGACCCATCAGATTCACACCAATGTGAaactgtaacatttaataaatcattaagagtATAGCTTTTTTTCCCAAATTGTTAATAGGTATTGAAATAACTACATCGTTACAAGTAAATTCCTTTGTATAATCACAAGATTTACATCGACTAGTAGAAGTTACTTGATGCTCTACCAGTTGTCttatacaatcatatttagtGAACAGGATTGTAAGAAACTCAAACACatcacgttttacatttattgaaaacggttctcctaaatattgccgtactgcatatgtattcaaattgcacattccattttcatatctatgcattaacatttttaaaacatctgatttattacaattaaacaattgttttctaatgGGACTTAAATGGGACTTAAATTAGACATTGTAATGctgcatttgcataacacgaGACATtgtctgtattttgtaaaccatgtaaaACCCAAGCAACATTTTgccgtaattttttattttgataattctcTTGAATTGAAGCACTTACTTTTGACAATGCCCATGgaacatctttcactttgcgataACGTTCTTTTGCAacagtaattatttctgtttctgGTTTGTACTGATTTCTTGGTCGATTATATTCCCTAATAGCTTTTTCATCAGCTATTACTGACGAAGGATCatagttaattaaatgcaactcTTTTAGAGAGGTTACTCGTGATAATGCAGCATAAACTTGAccacaattaaatatagagtTGCCTATGTTCATAATAGCACTTTGTAAGCTCAATCCTTGACTTTTATGAATGGTGATTCCATAACTCAGACACaatggaaattgttttctagtAACAAACGCTCTATCCACCACTTCAAATTTAACGCTCactctttcaattaaatattctaatccTGATGGTAAAAgaagctttattttttctacatcATCGGTAGACGTATCTTGTACAACTGATATTACCTTAGCTATTGTACCATTCACAAGACCTAAAGTAGCATCAATATTACGCCTTATCATAACTTTTGCTCCAATcttaattgcaatttctttttaaagtccagttttagaattatcatcatcattattcgataatacttttgatactttctttctcacaTATGATATACAGTCAATCGTGTCTTCGGCAATTAATATCTCTTTCGAAGCAATGCGGTTTAACATTGCAGCATTAAGAACATCACACATATGACGAGTAGGCAATAAACAAACAATGTCCaacggaaaatcattaataaaattacgtaattcGGTTAATCTAGATTCAAAAGAATCACCTTTAAACGATATTTGTCTATTTTCAAGAATCTCGCAATCAGACTTTGTCAATAAACCAATACGAATTCTTGACAACAACTGTCGATAAGAGTCATCCCCTTGCTGACGCATATTGATCGTCAACTCATCATAATCAAATAATGTAGTCCACAAATTAACAGCAGTTAAAGAACCtacacatttattaattttgtcatttgGTAATCGTACAAAAATAGGACCTTGATGTACAGGAGGTAATTGAAGCAGATCGCCATATAAAAGAATGTGCTTTCGACCGAACCAAACCGTCTTCACAATCAttggtattaaatatttcagacaatcgaagatgtatatacattaaagCCAAATTAGATATCATTGACACTTCATCAATCACAAAAAGGACAACATCCTTGAGATCTGCTCGTAAAACTTTTAACACATGATCAGGCAATTGTTTATAGTTTGTAGTAAGACTATATTCAACAGGTAATTGAAGCAATCTATGA encodes the following:
- the LOC113562113 gene encoding uncharacterized protein LOC113562113, whose protein sequence is MIVKTVWFGRKHILLYGDLLQLPPVHQGPIFVRLPNDKINKCVGSLTAVNLWTTLFDYDELTINMRQQGDDSYRQLLSRIRIGLLTKSDCEILENRQISFKGDSFESRLTELRNFINDFPLDIVCLLPTRHMCDVLNAAMLNRIASKEILIAEDTIDCISYVRKKVSKVLSNNDDDNSKTGL
- the LOC113562145 gene encoding ATP-dependent DNA helicase PIF6-like; its protein translation is MIRRNIDATLGLVNGTIAKVISVVQDTSTDDVEKIKLLLPSGLEYLIERVSVKFEVVDRAFVTRKQFPLCLSYGITIHKSQGLSLQSAIMNIGNSIFNCGQVYAALSRVTSLKELHLINYDPSSVIADEKAIREYNRPRNQYKPETEIITVAKERYRKVKDVPWALSKVSASIQENYQNKKLRQNVAWVLHGLQNTDNVSCYANAALQCLI